The following are encoded in a window of Rosa chinensis cultivar Old Blush chromosome 4, RchiOBHm-V2, whole genome shotgun sequence genomic DNA:
- the LOC112200935 gene encoding pentatricopeptide repeat-containing protein At3g06430, chloroplastic: MASSSVSLSFSSSLHPHPLSPNKSPTAHRAQDPNFKPAHCAYAAPAKSTRSANSSSSSSSSQTRKRHWKQGEYPGVSETSIPRRTPLKNVKKKLDRKDKAKAWVNTVTEEFCHSIDNKQWLRALEVFEMLKEQPFYQPKEGTYMRLLLLLGRSGQPQRAQSLFDEMVGEGCQPTAELYTALLTAYCRSNLIHDAFSVLNQMKTFPQCQPDVFTYSTLIKACIDNLQFELVESLYEEMAARSITPNTVTQNVVLSGYGKAGMYDQMERVLSGMLEGESCKPDVWTMNVILTIFGNKGQIEMMERWYQKFRDFGIEPETRTFNILINAYGKKKLYDKMSTVMEYMRKLHFPWTTATYNNVIEAFADVGDAKNMEYTFDQMRAEDMKADTKTFCCLIRGYANAGLFHKVISSVQLAGKFEIPENTTFYNAVISACAKADDLMEMERVFNRMKEKQVSPDSSTYAVMVEAYRQEGMNDKIYYLEQEISADGIQTD; encoded by the exons atggcttcttcttcagtCTCActctccttctcttcttctcttcacccTCATCCCCTCTCCCCCAACAAGAGCCCCACCGCTCACAGAGCCCAAGACCCCAACTTTAAACCGGCCCACTGCGCCTACGCAGCACCAGCTAAGAGCACTAGGTCTGctaactcttcttcttcttcttcgtcttctcagACCAGAAAGCGGCACTGGAAGCAAGGTGAATACCCAGGTGTTTCAGAGACTTCCATCCCCAGAAGGACGCCTCTCAAGAATGTCAAGAAGAAGCTTGACCGCAAGGACAAGGCCAAGGCTTGGGTCAACACCGTCACTGAAGAATTCTGTCACTCCATCGACAACAAGCAATGGCTCCGAGCCCTTGAG GTGTTTGAAATGCTTAAAGAGCAACCGTTTTATCAACCGAAAGAAGGGACTTACATGAGGCTCCTTCTTCTGCTCGGACGGTCTGGCCAACCCCAGCGAGCCCAGAGTCTTTTCGACGAAATGGTTGGAGAAGGGTGTCAACCAACTGCTGAACTGTACACAGCCCTGCTTACAGCTTACTGCAGGAGCAATCTTATTCATGACGCGTTTTCTGTTCTCAACCAGATGAAGACGTTCCCTCAGTGCCAGCCGGATGTTTTTACATACAGTACCTTGATAAAGGCTTGCATTGATAATTTGCAGTTTGaattagttgagtctttgtatGAAGAAATGGCTGCACGGTCAATCACTCCAAACACAGTCACCCAAAACGTAGTCCTGAGTGGATATGGTAAGGCCGGGATGTATGACCAGATGGAAAGAGTGTTGTCAGGAATGCTGGAGGGTGAAAGTTGCAAGCCCGATGTTTGGACGATGAATGTTATCCTTACTATTTTTGGTAACAAGGGTCAGATAGAGATGATGGAGAGATGGTATCAGAAATTCCGTGATTTTGGGATTGAGCCAGAAACTCGCACTTTTAATATTCTGATTAATGCTTATGGGAAGAAGAAATTGTATGATAAAATGTCAACTGTGATGGAGTACATGCGCAAGCTTCACTTTCCGTGGACCACCGCAACTTACAATAATGTTATTGAGGCTTTTGCGGATGTGGGAGATGCAAAAAACATGGAGTACACATTTGATCAGATGCGTGCTGAGGACATGAAAGCAGACACCAAAACATTCTGCTGCCTAATAAGAGGGTATGCCAATGCAGGTCTTTTCCATAAGGTGATTAGCAGTGTTCAGTTGGCTGGAAAGTTTGAGATACCTGAAAATACCACGTTTTATAATGCAGTGATATCTGCATGTGCAAAGGCAGATGAtttgatggagatggagagagtTTTTAACCGGATGAAAGAAAAGCAAGTCTCGCCAGATTCCTCGACATATGCTGTCATGGTTGAGGCATATAGACAGGAAGGTATGAACGACAAGATCTACTATTTGGAGCAGGAGATTAGTGCTGATGGTATTCAAACCGATTAG